The nucleotide sequence GGGCGTGCTCGTCGGCGTGTACGAAACGCTGCTGGCCGAGCAGGGCCGCACGTGTGCCCAGGTGCTGCTCACCGCGGACGATTTGCGGGATCGCAAGCGCTTCACCCATGCCTACCGCACGATGGAGACACTGCTCGGGCGCGGCGTGATCCCCATCGTCAACGAAAACGACACCGTGGCCGTCGACGAGATCCGCGTCGGAGACAACGACCGGCTCGCGGCCATGGTGGCCGTCCTGGTGGAGGCCGATCTGCTCGTCATCCTCTCCGACGTCGACGGGTTGTACTCGGGCGACCCGCGGCGCGACCCGCAGGCCCGCCGGATCCCGGCGGTCGCCTTCGGCGACGCGCTCGACGGGCTGGTGAGCCGCCGCGCTTCAGGAGGCCCGATGGGGACGGGCGGCGTGGCCACCAAGCTGCAGGCGGCCCGCATGGCGGGTGCCGCGGGGATTCCGACCGTGCTGGCCCGAGCGGAGCCCGGTGTGGTCGAGCGCCTTTTCTCCGGCGCGGCGGTCGGCACGTTCTTCGAGCCTGCTCCCGAGGTGCTGCGGGGCAAGAAGCGGTGGCTCGCCTTCTATCCGCGTTCCACGGGTGCCGTGGTCATCGACGACGGGGCTGCTCAGGCGCTGGTGCGCCAGGGAAGGAGCCTCCTGGCGAGCGGCGTGGTGGAAGTGGTGGGGGAGTTCCCTGCCGGCGCGGTGGTGAGCGTGACGGACCCCGGTGGCCAGGAGGTCGGGCGAGGCATCGTGAGGTTCTCGAGCGACGAGCTTCGCCGCGCCAGGGGTCGCCACTCCACGGAGCTCGCCGCCGTGGTGAGCCGCGTGCGCACCTCCTGGGAGGTCGTGCATCGTGACGAGTTCGTGGCCGTGGCGGGCGGCGAAGCCCGGGAGAAGGGGGCCTGAGCTTCGATGAGCCTCCCGTCTCCTGCCCTTGACCGGCGGACGTCTGGGGAGGAGAGCGAGCCGTCGCCCGAAGAGACCGTGCGCCGGCTCGCTTCCGGCGCCCGGCAGGCGGCCCGGCTTCTTGCCCGGATGGAGTCGAAGGCCCGGGATCGGGCTTTGCTTGCAATGGCGGCCGCCCTGCGCCGGCACGCCGCGGCCATCTTGCAGGCCAACCGCGACGACGTGGAGCGAGCCAGGGCGGCCGGCTTGCGCGCGGCGCTCGTCGACCGGCTGTTGCTCGACGAGGTCCGGCTGGAGCGGGTGGCGAGGGGCATCGAGCAGGTGGCGGCGCTCGAAGACCCTCTGGCACGGGCCGTCCGCTCGTGGCGGCGGCCCAACGGGTTGGAGATCACGGAGATCCGGGTGCCCCTGGGGGTGATCGGGGTCATCTACGAGTCGCGGCCCGACGTCACCGCCGACGCGGCGGCCCTTTGCATCAAGTCGGCCAACGCGGTCGTCCTGCGGGGCGGTTCGGAGGCGCTCGAGACCTCCCTGGCCATCGGCCGCGTGCTGGCGGAGGCGGCTCAGGGCGAAGGAGTGCCGGAAGGGGCCATCGCCGTGGTGCCGACAGCGGATCGCCGGGCCGCGGTGGCCTTGATGCATGCCCGGGGATGGATCGATCTGCTGATCCCGCGGGGAGGGCCCGAGTTGATCCGCACGGTGGTGGAGCAGGCATCCGTGCCTGTCATCGAGACGGGCGCGGGCAACTGCCATATCTACCTGGACGCCTCGGCCCCCTACGAGATGGCGGAACGGATCGTCCTCAACGCCAAGATCCAGCGCCCCACGGTCTGCAACGCCGTGGAGACGCTGCTGGTCCACCGCGACGTGGCGGCCCGGGGCGACCTCGCCCGGCTGGGTGCCCGTCTGCGGGAGCTGGGCGTCGAGATCCGGGGGTGCCCGGCCACCCGTGAGGTCATTCCCGAGGCGGTGCCGGCCACTGAGACCGACTGGGCCACGGAGTACCTGGACCTGATCCTGGCGGTGCGGGTCGTGGAGAGCCTGGACGAGGCGCTCGAGCACATCGCCCGGTATTCCACGGGGCACTCGGAGGCCATCGTGACGCAGGATCTGGCGGCAGCGCGCCGGTTCGTGCGGGAGGTCGACAGCGCGGCGGTGTACGTCAACGCCTCGACCCGGTTCACGGACGGCAGCGAGTTTGGATTCGGCGCGGAGATCGGCATCAGCACGCAAAAGCTCCACGCCCGGGGCCCCATGGGGCTGGAGGCGCTCACGACGACGCGGTTCGTAGTCTTCGGGGACGGGCAGGTACGCGAGTGAGTATCCGCATCGGGCTGATGGGAGGCACCTTCGACCCTATCCATTACGGGCACCTGGTGACCGCCGAGGGGGCGCGGGTGGAGTTCGGGCTGGAGCGGGTCTGGTTCGTGCCGTCCGGATGGCCGCCGCACAAGAGCGCCATGGACGTGACCCCCGCCGAACACCGGTACCTGATGACAGTGCTGGCGACACTCAGCAACCCTTACTTCGAGGTTTCCCGTCTGGACATCGACCGGCCGGGGCCGAGCTACACGGTGGACACCGTGGAGCAGGCGCGACACGGCCTGCCGCCCGATGCCGAACTGTACTTCATCACGGGAGCCGACGCCATCCTGGAGATCCTGACCTGGAAGCAACCGGAACGGCTCCTGGAGCGGTGTCACCTCATCGCAGCCACGCGACCGGGCTACGACCTCGAGCGGCTGGAGTCGACACTGGGCGAGCTCTTCCGTCGTTTCCGGCACCGCATCGCCGTCGTGCAGGTGCCCGGGCTTTCCATTTCCTCGTCCGACATCCGGCAGCGGGTGCGCAGGGGCCAGCCCATCCGCTACCTGGTACCGGAGCCGGTGGTCGACTACATCTACAAGCACCGGCTGTACCAAGCGCCGACGGGGAGGGAGGTTGTGGCGGGAGGTCATCGCATGGCCCAAATACCCGGGGGAACAGAATAGAAAGCGCAGTGGCTCCTAGAAGCGTCCGGGACACATCGAGGCCGCCATGGCCCGGGCGAAGCTTCCCACTCGAGCGGCCGCAAGGGACCCGAGGTGATCAGTTTCATGGCCAAGACATTGTATGTCGGCAACCTGCCCTGGCAGACTACCGAAGAGGAGCTCCGAGGTACGTTTGCCCAGTACACCCAGGTGATTTCCGCCCGCATCATCACGGACCGGGTCACCGGGCGTTCCAGGGGGTTCGGGTTCGTGGAGGTGCCCGACGAGGACGTAGAAAAGGTGGTGCAGGCCCTCAACGGCACCCAGCTGGGCGGCCGGGAGATCGTCGTCAACGAGGCTCGACCGAGGGCCGAGCGCGAGTAGCCCGAGCTGACCTGCACTAGCCTCCTCCGGCGCCCGCTGCGGCGCGGCACGGAGGGCCGTGGCGGGCGGTCCGTCGCCGTGGTATGGTTAGGCGGACCGCCCTTTCGTTGGAGCGAGGAGTGTGGCGAGAAAAGGGTATGCAGGTGGGGTGGAGCACCGCCGAGCGCAGCGTGCGCGCCATGATGGCGGCGAAGCGCTGGCGGCATGTGGCAGGGGTCGTCGAGACGGCCCGAGAGCTTGCCGCGCTCAACGGGGTTGACGTAGAGGCGGCGGCCCTGGCGGGATTGCTGCACGATGCGGCGAGGGACTGGGATCGCGAGCGCCTGCGGCAGGCGGCGCTCGAGTGGGACGGGGCGCTGGACCCCATCGAATGGGAAGCGGCCGAGCTTCTCCATGGGCCGGCGGCTGCCAGCTGGGCCCGCAGGGAGCTGGGCGTCGAGGATCGGGAGGTCCTGGCGGCCGTACGCTTCCATACGACCGGACGGCCAGAGCCTTCTCCGATCGAAATGGTCTTGGTGGTCGCGGACTATAGCGAGCCGTCCCGGGAGTTTTCGGAAGCGGTGCACATTCGCGAGGTGGCCCGCCACGATCTGTTGAAGGCGTACCGGTTGAGCCTGGATGCCCGGCTCCGTTATCTGCTCGATACCGGCAAGGTGATGCACCCGAGGACGGTCGCGGCCCGCAATTGGGCTCTTCTGGCAAGGGCGGGAGACCGCCATGATTGACCGTCCCGATCTCTACCTGAGCCACGATCTTCGCACCAGGCAGGCCCGGCCGGGGCGCCGGCGCCGACGGCTGTGGTGGCTCCTGGGCG is from Limnochorda sp. L945t and encodes:
- the proB gene encoding glutamate 5-kinase codes for the protein MTDARGLGPWVRGARRVVLKIGSSSVSDGRGAPRLELLGAVCREVDALFQGPPRRQVVLVSSGAIALGWPRLGLKRRPSSLPEKQAAAAVGQGVLVGVYETLLAEQGRTCAQVLLTADDLRDRKRFTHAYRTMETLLGRGVIPIVNENDTVAVDEIRVGDNDRLAAMVAVLVEADLLVILSDVDGLYSGDPRRDPQARRIPAVAFGDALDGLVSRRASGGPMGTGGVATKLQAARMAGAAGIPTVLARAEPGVVERLFSGAAVGTFFEPAPEVLRGKKRWLAFYPRSTGAVVIDDGAAQALVRQGRSLLASGVVEVVGEFPAGAVVSVTDPGGQEVGRGIVRFSSDELRRARGRHSTELAAVVSRVRTSWEVVHRDEFVAVAGGEAREKGA
- a CDS encoding glutamate-5-semialdehyde dehydrogenase produces the protein MSLPSPALDRRTSGEESEPSPEETVRRLASGARQAARLLARMESKARDRALLAMAAALRRHAAAILQANRDDVERARAAGLRAALVDRLLLDEVRLERVARGIEQVAALEDPLARAVRSWRRPNGLEITEIRVPLGVIGVIYESRPDVTADAAALCIKSANAVVLRGGSEALETSLAIGRVLAEAAQGEGVPEGAIAVVPTADRRAAVALMHARGWIDLLIPRGGPELIRTVVEQASVPVIETGAGNCHIYLDASAPYEMAERIVLNAKIQRPTVCNAVETLLVHRDVAARGDLARLGARLRELGVEIRGCPATREVIPEAVPATETDWATEYLDLILAVRVVESLDEALEHIARYSTGHSEAIVTQDLAAARRFVREVDSAAVYVNASTRFTDGSEFGFGAEIGISTQKLHARGPMGLEALTTTRFVVFGDGQVRE
- the nadD gene encoding nicotinate-nucleotide adenylyltransferase, which codes for MGGTFDPIHYGHLVTAEGARVEFGLERVWFVPSGWPPHKSAMDVTPAEHRYLMTVLATLSNPYFEVSRLDIDRPGPSYTVDTVEQARHGLPPDAELYFITGADAILEILTWKQPERLLERCHLIAATRPGYDLERLESTLGELFRRFRHRIAVVQVPGLSISSSDIRQRVRRGQPIRYLVPEPVVDYIYKHRLYQAPTGREVVAGGHRMAQIPGGTE
- a CDS encoding RNA recognition motif domain-containing protein, whose amino-acid sequence is MAKTLYVGNLPWQTTEEELRGTFAQYTQVISARIITDRVTGRSRGFGFVEVPDEDVEKVVQALNGTQLGGREIVVNEARPRAERE
- the yqeK gene encoding bis(5'-nucleosyl)-tetraphosphatase (symmetrical) YqeK; its protein translation is MGWSTAERSVRAMMAAKRWRHVAGVVETARELAALNGVDVEAAALAGLLHDAARDWDRERLRQAALEWDGALDPIEWEAAELLHGPAAASWARRELGVEDREVLAAVRFHTTGRPEPSPIEMVLVVADYSEPSREFSEAVHIREVARHDLLKAYRLSLDARLRYLLDTGKVMHPRTVAARNWALLARAGDRHD